A single genomic interval of Mycolicibacterium holsaticum DSM 44478 = JCM 12374 harbors:
- a CDS encoding peptidylprolyl isomerase, with protein sequence MTSPIQTATATLHTNRGDIKIALFGNHAPKTVANFVGLAQGTRDYSGENASGGTSGPFYDGAVFHRVIDGFMIQGGDPTGTGRGGPGYKFEDEFHPELQFDKPYLLAMANAGPGTNGSQFFITVGKTPHLNRKHTIFGEVVDPESQKVVDAIASTATDRNDRPTDPVVIDSITIS encoded by the coding sequence GTGACGAGCCCCATTCAGACAGCCACCGCGACACTGCACACCAACCGCGGAGACATCAAGATCGCCCTGTTCGGAAACCACGCCCCCAAGACCGTCGCCAACTTCGTCGGCCTGGCGCAGGGCACCAGGGACTACAGCGGGGAGAACGCATCGGGCGGCACGTCCGGACCCTTCTACGACGGCGCGGTCTTTCACCGCGTCATCGACGGCTTCATGATCCAGGGCGGTGACCCGACGGGCACCGGCCGTGGTGGACCCGGCTACAAGTTCGAGGACGAGTTCCATCCCGAGCTGCAGTTCGACAAGCCCTACCTGCTGGCCATGGCCAACGCCGGTCCGGGCACCAACGGATCGCAGTTCTTCATCACCGTCGGCAAGACGCCGCACCTCAACCGCAAGCACACGATCTTCGGTGAGGTCGTCGACCCTGAGTCGCAGAAGGTGGTGGACGCGATCGCGTCGACGGCCACCGACCGCAACGACCGGCCTACGGACCCGGTCGTCATC